A section of the Hirschia baltica ATCC 49814 genome encodes:
- a CDS encoding putative bifunctional diguanylate cyclase/phosphodiesterase has translation MQQFSFTSFFLGKVEIPEEKKAWIQAEQYRAFLGMAPVAAFGLTATGAFLSILHHNSSLGPIMFSWAYSAGVLAYVMIRSWQLSIQQPDKNFHTSQKFKKIGFWAAGIGSVWGLLIAVLIMHDQTNLALVGAVAVGMLSMGSFVLAVLPVASLVFMLGILAGFGAGAALSGDVAFLVIVPLFLIFMVVMQRYAAWTFRNFVLQRLDRNAVSESKEVISLLLHDFESQSSDWLWDTDENMLLGRVSQRFAEAVKRPAEVLNSECFLHFFEEDSKEQLQELFLNQRSFRDFVVPIRIEGELRWWSISASPKRNCEGEFTGYRGVCSDVTQERTAEKKIAYMAHFDALTGVHNRANFSTELEKAVERMHTQGKPFALHCIDLDNFKTVNDTMGHPAGDSLLKIVAHRLSMSISDGDIVGRLGGDEFMVLQMGCNDAEEAMLTSDMITDALLEPVSLMGSVLPVSGSVGTSFAPRDGETSKEIMQHADLALYAAKQDGRGCNRMFEPKMDLDAKRRTQLEIGLRRALQENELEMHYQPLMDVRSGTIKGYESLLRWRRGENDVLLPTEFIEIAEDTGLIVPLGEWIIRTAIAEAATWPENISVAINLSPTQMKNPSLISTVISALANNAMDPARVEFEITESVLLEESEVNIKTLHVLRDLGVKIALDDFGTGFSSLNYLRAFPFDKIKIDKCFVTEMETRDDCRAIIRAVMGLARDLGMKTTAEGIENQTHVDLLKAEGCDYMQGFLFSRPIPGRYLPRKDETAENRSTIPDELHEKGRIHLLKQEAA, from the coding sequence ATGCAACAGTTTAGTTTTACGTCTTTTTTTCTGGGAAAAGTTGAAATTCCAGAAGAGAAAAAAGCATGGATTCAGGCTGAACAATATCGTGCATTCCTTGGAATGGCACCTGTTGCTGCTTTTGGGCTAACTGCGACTGGGGCATTTTTATCAATTTTGCATCACAATAGTAGTCTGGGTCCAATAATGTTTTCTTGGGCCTATTCTGCAGGGGTCCTAGCGTATGTGATGATCCGATCTTGGCAGCTGTCTATACAGCAGCCTGACAAAAATTTTCATACCTCACAAAAGTTTAAAAAGATTGGATTTTGGGCTGCCGGTATTGGTTCTGTATGGGGACTGCTAATTGCGGTTTTGATCATGCATGATCAAACCAATTTAGCCCTTGTTGGGGCTGTTGCGGTTGGCATGCTCAGTATGGGGTCATTTGTGCTTGCTGTTTTACCGGTTGCATCTTTGGTATTCATGCTTGGTATTTTGGCTGGTTTCGGCGCTGGAGCAGCTTTGAGCGGGGATGTCGCTTTTCTCGTAATTGTGCCGTTATTTTTGATATTTATGGTTGTTATGCAACGTTATGCTGCGTGGACCTTTCGAAATTTTGTGTTGCAAAGACTGGATAGAAATGCCGTTTCGGAATCCAAGGAAGTTATTTCGTTGCTTCTGCATGATTTTGAAAGTCAGTCATCTGATTGGTTGTGGGATACCGATGAAAACATGTTACTAGGGCGTGTTTCTCAACGGTTTGCTGAAGCCGTTAAACGCCCTGCTGAAGTCCTAAATTCTGAGTGTTTCCTTCATTTTTTTGAAGAAGATTCCAAAGAGCAATTACAAGAGCTGTTTTTAAATCAAAGGTCATTTAGAGATTTCGTCGTACCCATTCGTATAGAAGGTGAGCTGCGGTGGTGGTCGATAAGTGCATCCCCAAAAAGAAATTGCGAAGGTGAATTTACTGGCTACCGAGGCGTGTGTTCTGATGTGACTCAGGAGAGAACTGCTGAAAAGAAAATAGCATATATGGCGCACTTTGATGCGCTTACAGGTGTGCATAATAGAGCAAATTTTTCTACTGAATTGGAAAAAGCGGTTGAGCGTATGCATACGCAAGGAAAACCCTTTGCACTTCATTGTATTGATCTGGATAATTTTAAAACTGTAAATGATACAATGGGGCACCCTGCTGGGGACTCTCTTCTAAAAATTGTAGCTCATAGATTGTCCATGAGTATTTCTGATGGTGATATAGTGGGGCGCCTTGGCGGAGATGAATTTATGGTGCTTCAGATGGGGTGTAATGATGCTGAAGAGGCAATGCTTACCTCGGATATGATTACTGACGCGCTTCTTGAGCCTGTTTCGTTGATGGGAAGCGTTCTGCCTGTTTCCGGTAGTGTTGGGACGTCGTTCGCACCACGAGATGGAGAGACAAGCAAAGAAATAATGCAGCATGCCGATTTAGCACTATATGCAGCCAAACAAGATGGGCGTGGTTGTAACCGTATGTTTGAGCCCAAAATGGATTTGGATGCAAAACGTCGTACTCAGTTAGAGATTGGCCTACGCCGTGCTCTGCAAGAAAACGAGCTGGAAATGCATTATCAGCCCTTAATGGATGTAAGAAGCGGAACAATCAAAGGATACGAGAGTTTGTTGCGTTGGCGTCGAGGGGAAAATGATGTTTTGCTACCAACAGAATTTATCGAGATTGCGGAAGATACAGGACTGATAGTACCTCTGGGGGAATGGATCATTAGAACGGCAATCGCCGAAGCTGCGACCTGGCCCGAGAATATTTCAGTCGCAATTAATCTTTCTCCGACGCAGATGAAAAATCCATCACTGATTTCCACGGTTATCAGTGCTCTAGCAAATAACGCTATGGATCCTGCACGTGTGGAATTCGAGATCACAGAATCTGTTTTGTTGGAAGAATCTGAGGTGAATATCAAGACACTTCATGTGCTGCGTGATCTGGGTGTTAAAATTGCGCTTGATGATTTTGGAACAGGATTCTCTTCTCTAAATTATCTCCGAGCTTTCCCATTTGATAAAATTAAGATTGATAAGTGTTTTGTAACGGAAATGGAAACTCGCGATGATTGTCGAGCCATAATTAGAGCTGTTATGGGATTGGCTCGTGATCTTGGGATGAAAACGACTGCAGAAGGTATTGAAAACCAAACACATGTAGATCTGCTTAAAGCAGAAGGTTGTGATTACATGCAGGGCTTTTTATTTTCTCGTCCGATTCCCGGGCGGTATTTACCGCGTAAAGATGAGACAGCTGAAAACCGCTCAACAATTCCTGATGAACTTCATGAAAAGGGTCGCATTCACTTGCTCAAGCAAGAAGCGGCCTAA
- a CDS encoding glycosyltransferase yields the protein MNLYQNPAHEEQSKILFPPPGYRESRLQKACFHLLKTQPDKSIKSGIPISQKVSFLVFLTITCALFILGQFSINDIMVVFSIFLLLQVIFRFYAAIISIFNSPKTKSTSPSKKSVSFALPKFTLLIPLYHEQAVASRSVSAMEALNYPADKLEVFYLTEEDDKATESALKKAIKHQNFKIISVPKHAPRTKPKALNYGLQFSTGDIVTVYDAEDIPHPQQLLAAAQAFQNGGTNLAVIQAPLHAYNGEESWIASQFDLEYAIHFDVWLPAMTKMGWPIPLGGTSNHFKKNVLEKVGAWDPFNVTEDADLGYRLALNGYSAGMIELPTREEAPINLAQWLPQRTRWIKGHIQSLAVLSRKPFETIKSLGLWRSLGCLITFVSAILTAGLHGPLLLYLAYSIITAPNTLNPLHLIPIILAFSSVILAALASSAVTHCFKPLLTAPFYWPLMSFAFIRAIWELHTRPYIWSKTQHGISKSKIPLLHKEPVT from the coding sequence ATGAATCTCTATCAGAATCCTGCGCATGAAGAACAGTCTAAAATTCTGTTTCCGCCGCCTGGTTATCGAGAAAGTCGCCTACAAAAAGCTTGCTTTCATCTTTTGAAAACTCAACCTGACAAAAGCATAAAATCCGGAATACCTATCAGTCAAAAGGTCTCCTTCCTTGTGTTTTTGACAATCACTTGCGCCCTTTTCATCCTCGGACAATTTTCCATAAATGACATAATGGTCGTGTTTTCAATCTTCCTACTTTTACAAGTTATTTTTCGGTTTTACGCCGCTATAATAAGCATTTTCAACAGTCCCAAAACTAAGAGCACGTCTCCTTCAAAAAAAAGCGTTTCATTTGCCCTTCCCAAATTCACACTTTTAATCCCTTTATATCATGAACAAGCAGTCGCCTCACGTTCAGTATCAGCTATGGAAGCTTTAAATTACCCTGCAGATAAATTGGAAGTTTTCTATCTAACAGAGGAAGACGATAAAGCGACTGAGAGCGCCTTAAAAAAAGCTATCAAACATCAAAATTTTAAAATTATTTCTGTACCAAAACATGCCCCAAGGACTAAACCCAAAGCCTTAAATTACGGGCTTCAGTTTTCCACCGGTGATATTGTTACCGTTTATGACGCCGAAGATATCCCTCATCCGCAACAATTGTTGGCCGCCGCACAAGCGTTTCAAAATGGAGGCACGAACCTTGCTGTCATTCAAGCGCCCTTACACGCCTATAATGGGGAAGAAAGTTGGATTGCCAGCCAATTTGATCTTGAATACGCTATTCATTTCGATGTGTGGCTTCCAGCAATGACAAAAATGGGATGGCCAATACCTCTTGGTGGTACGTCCAACCATTTTAAGAAAAATGTCCTAGAAAAAGTTGGCGCTTGGGATCCTTTTAACGTCACAGAAGATGCAGATTTAGGATATCGACTTGCCTTAAATGGATATAGCGCCGGAATGATCGAGCTGCCTACTAGAGAGGAGGCACCAATCAACCTTGCACAATGGTTACCTCAAAGGACGCGCTGGATTAAAGGCCATATACAATCTCTCGCTGTTCTCTCTCGAAAACCATTCGAAACGATTAAATCATTAGGTCTCTGGCGATCATTGGGCTGTTTAATCACATTCGTTTCAGCAATTTTAACGGCAGGGCTTCATGGGCCTTTATTGCTATATTTGGCATACAGCATCATCACCGCTCCAAATACCCTGAACCCATTGCACTTAATTCCTATTATTTTAGCTTTTTCCAGCGTCATCCTTGCCGCTTTAGCTTCCAGCGCTGTAACACACTGCTTTAAACCCCTCCTCACCGCTCCTTTTTATTGGCCCCTTATGAGCTTTGCCTTCATAAGAGCAATATGGGAATTACATACACGCCCTTATATCTGGTCAAAAACCCAACATGGTATCTCAAAATCAAAAATTCCGTTACTACATAAAGAACCAGTGACGTAA
- a CDS encoding DUF599 domain-containing protein: MFHLSLMMPLQDTLALLWFFLVWRVFAWVTDDSKWRHLTLSYAMHEERRRWMHLMADRDVRILDGNIIAGLQQSTSFFASTSLLAIGGGFGLLTAADDFQAALERSLLHISPSQELFYLKIVVLMSMYAYAFFKFGWSYRLFNYCAVMIAATPEHGQSNSHENAAAAAEMNVEASKQFNYGLRSFFMAIPILAWFVSPIAFAVVATLVVTALTRRQFFSRSRLIARQAFHLNTEKKD, encoded by the coding sequence ATGTTTCATTTAAGTTTGATGATGCCGCTGCAAGACACTCTTGCATTGCTCTGGTTTTTTCTAGTTTGGCGGGTTTTTGCGTGGGTCACAGATGACAGCAAGTGGCGTCATTTAACGCTTTCATATGCCATGCATGAAGAACGTCGTCGTTGGATGCATTTAATGGCAGATCGTGATGTACGCATTTTGGATGGCAATATTATAGCGGGACTTCAGCAATCAACTTCCTTTTTTGCATCCACTTCATTGCTGGCGATAGGTGGTGGATTTGGTTTGTTGACTGCCGCTGATGATTTTCAGGCTGCACTAGAACGTTCCCTGCTTCACATCAGTCCGTCTCAAGAATTGTTTTATTTAAAAATTGTCGTGCTGATGAGTATGTATGCATACGCCTTCTTCAAATTTGGTTGGTCATACCGTCTGTTCAACTATTGTGCGGTGATGATTGCAGCGACACCAGAGCATGGGCAGAGCAATTCTCATGAGAATGCGGCTGCTGCGGCTGAGATGAATGTCGAAGCTAGCAAACAGTTCAATTACGGTCTGCGAAGTTTCTTTATGGCAATACCAATCCTGGCTTGGTTTGTTTCACCAATTGCTTTTGCTGTTGTGGCGACATTAGTGGTGACTGCGTTGACGCGGAGACAGTTTTTCTCTCGGTCGCGCCTGATCGCTCGCCAAGCATTTCATCTAAATACTGAGAAAAAAGACTAA
- a CDS encoding DUF6702 family protein, translating into MISKIASYAILACLVLLGQGASFAHPQKAAIATIEPNYRTGVIEIVHRFSQHDAEHAAHLVGATPQSIISSDEVQEKFAQYVTQSFRLSNLKNEEIDVNDIGFEFEGGYIWVYQETSLLQGVEGLIVQYSALQEIWPDQTNTVNIKLDGDVKTLTFTGNTRIQEVYFAKPLTSR; encoded by the coding sequence ATGATCTCTAAAATTGCTTCTTATGCAATATTGGCGTGCCTTGTCCTTTTAGGGCAAGGCGCTTCTTTTGCTCATCCTCAGAAAGCAGCTATTGCGACAATTGAGCCCAATTATCGTACAGGTGTTATTGAGATTGTGCATCGTTTTTCCCAGCATGATGCAGAACATGCAGCTCATCTTGTTGGAGCTACGCCTCAATCGATAATTTCCTCTGATGAAGTGCAAGAAAAATTTGCGCAATATGTAACGCAGTCTTTTCGCCTTTCTAATCTTAAAAATGAAGAAATTGACGTAAACGATATCGGGTTTGAATTTGAGGGCGGGTATATATGGGTCTATCAAGAGACATCACTGTTGCAGGGTGTTGAAGGATTGATTGTGCAATATTCAGCACTACAAGAAATTTGGCCGGATCAAACAAATACAGTGAATATTAAACTAGATGGGGATGTCAAAACCCTGACTTTCACAGGCAATACACGCATTCAAGAAGTTTATTTTGCTAAACCTTTGACCAGTAGGTAA
- a CDS encoding M1 family metallopeptidase, whose amino-acid sequence MRRLAVAISCACVAFLSSAHAQGIQQTKGDFQDKFRQLDEVLPSPNVYRNAAGEPGHQYWQQEADYSIRAELDEENRKLIGKETISYTNNSPDTLRYLWLQLEQNIFKRDSMKELATDFGGVGRRGPAVSAGGNGEPAKLSLGEIARQQDMADNDYGYDITRVADTRGNALPYTIVGTLMRIDLPTPLASGKSTTFSIDWEHLIVEENIVSARSGFEHFPDDEREGGNDIFLLAQWFPRMIAYSDYEGWHNKEFLGRGEFTLEFGDYDVQLTVPNDHIVSATGELQNASAVLSATQRSRLNQARNKTDAPMYIVTPEEALENEKSNPTGKKTWRFVADNVRDFAWASSRKFMWDAQAHKQPGAENDTVLAMSFWPKEGGELWEKYSTAAIVHTLKVYSRFSFDYPYPTAQSVNGPVGGMEYPMITFNGPRTTLQDDGSRTYTMSEKVFLVGVVIHEIGHIYFPMTVNSDERQWTWMDEGINSFLDLIACYEWDPDMPWTGAGLPRDVTAYMASSNQVPIMTQSDSVLNLGSNAYRKPSAALHILRDTILGRENFDFAFKEYARRWKFKRPTPSDFFRTIEEASGTDLDWFWRGWFYTTDHVDISIDGVYKLQLDTKDPDIDYPRQRQENADKPNKVGVELDKAEGIESWVDSNPKIRDFYDENDIYTVTNKERNEYKSFLDSLKPWEREAFDRAVEEDQNYYVLEFSNIGGLVMPIILDLEFTDGSTEREYIPAEIWRRSPAKVRKLLTYPKGKQLTQVIVDPNWETADVDVDNNYFPRQIIPSRIEAYKSKRSSSLNGRDIMHDMTTKLKVDDVEKEEAAVEAAE is encoded by the coding sequence ATGAGACGATTGGCAGTGGCTATAAGCTGTGCATGTGTTGCTTTTTTGAGTTCAGCTCACGCTCAAGGTATTCAGCAGACCAAAGGGGATTTTCAAGATAAATTCCGTCAATTGGATGAAGTTTTACCTTCTCCAAATGTATATAGGAATGCAGCAGGTGAGCCGGGGCATCAATATTGGCAGCAGGAAGCAGACTATAGTATCCGTGCCGAATTGGACGAAGAAAACCGTAAATTGATCGGTAAAGAGACAATTTCGTATACGAATAATTCTCCCGATACTTTGCGATATCTATGGTTGCAGCTTGAGCAAAATATATTCAAGCGCGATTCTATGAAAGAATTGGCCACTGATTTTGGTGGTGTAGGTCGCCGTGGGCCAGCAGTTAGTGCTGGCGGGAATGGTGAGCCTGCGAAACTTAGCTTGGGTGAAATTGCGCGCCAGCAAGACATGGCTGATAATGACTATGGTTATGACATCACGCGCGTAGCGGATACTCGCGGAAATGCATTGCCTTACACTATCGTTGGAACGCTAATGCGTATTGATCTTCCAACGCCTCTAGCATCAGGTAAATCTACAACCTTTTCAATTGATTGGGAGCATTTGATTGTAGAGGAAAATATCGTATCCGCGCGATCTGGTTTTGAACATTTCCCGGATGATGAGCGAGAAGGCGGGAATGATATTTTCCTGCTTGCGCAATGGTTTCCTCGCATGATCGCCTATTCTGATTATGAAGGTTGGCACAATAAAGAATTTCTTGGTCGCGGTGAATTTACGCTAGAATTTGGTGATTACGATGTTCAGTTAACCGTTCCAAATGACCACATTGTATCGGCAACGGGTGAACTTCAAAATGCAAGTGCTGTATTGTCAGCCACGCAACGTTCGCGTTTGAATCAAGCTAGAAATAAAACTGATGCTCCGATGTATATCGTGACACCGGAAGAGGCGTTGGAAAATGAAAAATCCAACCCAACAGGCAAAAAGACATGGCGTTTTGTTGCTGACAATGTGCGCGATTTTGCTTGGGCATCTTCGCGTAAATTTATGTGGGACGCTCAGGCTCACAAACAGCCGGGCGCAGAAAATGACACGGTCTTGGCAATGTCATTCTGGCCCAAAGAGGGTGGAGAACTCTGGGAAAAATATTCAACTGCGGCGATCGTGCATACACTTAAAGTCTATTCACGTTTCTCATTTGATTATCCATATCCAACAGCTCAATCCGTTAATGGACCTGTAGGTGGTATGGAATACCCCATGATTACGTTTAACGGGCCGCGTACGACACTTCAGGATGATGGTAGTCGTACATACACCATGTCAGAGAAGGTGTTTTTGGTTGGTGTTGTGATCCATGAAATCGGGCATATTTATTTTCCTATGACTGTGAACTCAGATGAACGTCAGTGGACTTGGATGGATGAGGGTATCAATTCATTCTTAGATCTGATCGCTTGTTATGAGTGGGATCCTGATATGCCTTGGACTGGTGCGGGTTTGCCGCGTGATGTGACTGCATATATGGCTTCATCAAATCAAGTGCCGATTATGACACAGTCAGATTCGGTGCTAAATTTAGGCTCCAACGCATACCGCAAACCATCTGCTGCTTTGCATATCTTGCGTGATACTATTTTGGGGCGTGAGAATTTCGATTTTGCATTCAAAGAATACGCACGTCGCTGGAAGTTTAAACGCCCTACACCGTCAGACTTTTTCAGAACCATAGAGGAAGCTTCTGGGACTGATCTTGATTGGTTTTGGCGCGGTTGGTTCTATACGACAGATCATGTCGATATCTCTATTGATGGTGTTTACAAGCTGCAATTGGATACGAAAGACCCAGACATAGACTATCCACGTCAACGTCAGGAAAATGCTGACAAACCAAATAAAGTTGGTGTTGAACTTGATAAAGCTGAGGGTATTGAGTCTTGGGTAGATTCTAACCCGAAAATTCGTGATTTCTATGACGAGAATGACATTTATACCGTCACTAACAAGGAAAGAAACGAATACAAATCATTCTTGGATAGTTTGAAGCCTTGGGAACGAGAAGCATTTGACCGGGCTGTTGAAGAAGATCAGAATTATTATGTTCTTGAGTTCTCAAATATAGGTGGTTTGGTTATGCCAATTATCCTTGATCTTGAGTTCACAGACGGTTCGACAGAACGTGAATATATTCCCGCAGAGATTTGGAGACGTAGTCCAGCAAAGGTGCGTAAATTGCTTACATATCCAAAAGGAAAGCAGTTAACGCAAGTTATTGTCGATCCAAATTGGGAGACTGCCGATGTGGACGTTGATAACAACTACTTCCCACGTCAAATTATACCGTCACGTATCGAAGCCTATAAAAGTAAGCGTAGTTCAAGCCTGAACGGGCGTGATATCATGCATGATATGACCACAAAGCTTAAAGTTGACGATGTAGAAAAAGAAGAAGCCGCAGTTGAGGCTGCTGAATGA
- a CDS encoding class I SAM-dependent methyltransferase, translating to MSKPIRKYSKSSNFYASSKQEFFSSNDDLLAKAKRQNELYAKGPARLNCKICGDVLLEETDIKSHGVEYVFCRNCNHLNGRHDDTQDFVNSLYVADGGTDYANNYIDNEYASRAEKIYIPKAEFLKDSLPRTPTGILDVGCGGGYFVYAAQKLGFASLGIDVSETMTAYGNSQIENHLGCEPLHCVDETELYEAVRCTAFDVVSAIGVIEHLREPERFFDAVKKSKASFLYYSVPMFSPSVFLENAMQDIFPRQLSGGHTHLFTEESLLKMHELVGGTSIAEWRFGTDMMDLYRSLVVSLQKSGGSSYAQEQVSRGMGGLIDGLQSVLDENHFCSEIHVLVSCANSRNG from the coding sequence ATGTCTAAACCTATTCGAAAATATTCTAAATCTTCAAATTTCTACGCTTCTTCTAAGCAAGAGTTTTTTAGCAGCAATGATGACTTGCTAGCGAAGGCTAAACGTCAGAACGAATTATATGCTAAAGGTCCAGCACGCTTAAACTGTAAAATATGCGGCGACGTATTGCTAGAAGAAACCGACATCAAATCACATGGTGTTGAATATGTATTTTGTCGAAATTGTAATCATCTAAACGGCCGCCACGATGACACACAGGATTTTGTAAATTCACTATATGTTGCCGATGGTGGAACAGATTATGCCAATAATTATATTGATAATGAATATGCATCTCGTGCCGAGAAAATTTATATTCCAAAAGCTGAATTTCTGAAAGATAGCCTTCCTCGTACTCCAACAGGTATTTTGGATGTTGGTTGCGGTGGGGGATACTTTGTCTATGCGGCTCAAAAGCTTGGATTTGCGTCCTTAGGCATTGATGTTAGCGAAACAATGACAGCATATGGAAATAGTCAGATCGAAAACCATCTCGGTTGTGAACCACTCCATTGTGTTGATGAAACAGAATTGTATGAAGCTGTTCGATGTACGGCTTTTGATGTTGTGTCAGCTATCGGTGTAATCGAGCATCTACGCGAACCAGAACGATTTTTTGATGCGGTGAAGAAAAGTAAGGCTTCTTTTCTCTATTATTCAGTGCCGATGTTTTCACCATCTGTTTTTCTAGAAAATGCCATGCAAGACATTTTTCCAAGACAATTGTCCGGTGGTCACACTCATTTGTTCACCGAAGAATCTCTTCTAAAGATGCATGAATTGGTGGGCGGAACCAGTATAGCTGAATGGAGATTTGGAACGGATATGATGGATTTATACCGTTCACTTGTTGTTTCTTTGCAAAAAAGCGGCGGTTCTTCATATGCGCAAGAGCAAGTCTCCAGAGGAATGGGCGGATTGATTGATGGGCTACAAAGTGTGTTGGATGAAAATCACTTTTGTTCTGAGATTCATGTGCTTGTTTCTTGCGCGAATTCCCGTAATGGGTGA
- a CDS encoding NAD+ synthase produces MSDRLTILSAQLNAIVGDVDANLEKAVGALKEAHACGADLVVLPELFLCGYPPEDLVLKPALSKACLRAAHELASQTRQDGPGIVVGMPVWEEGQALPYNSVALIADGEIKALRHKYELPNYDVFDEKRTFQQGPKPLPVGFRGFTLGLPICEDIWLEAVPDALKEKGAEILLSPNGSPWRRNVRDARLKAFSQWADLRLPLVYVNQVGGQDELAFDGESFAIDSRGRIVQQLPDFEEAYSVSVWERTPMGLMCVEGKKDELSSDLEETYLATMMGLGDYVRKTGFPGVLIGLSGGIDSAMVAAIAVDALGPENVWCVMMPSRYTSRESLLDAQQCAEALGVKYDNIQISSAVNAYDEMLSEAFTGTTPDTTEENIQSRVRGVTLMALSNKFGHMVTTTGNKSEMAVGYATLYGDMCGGYNPLKDIYKTEVFELARWRNANVPKNAHGPYGIVIPENIISKPPSAELREDQKDEDSLPPYHILDDILYGLIEREESIEEIVSRGHFEDVVRRIDSLVRINEYKRRQAPPGVKIGDKNFGRGRRYPLVNRYRDV; encoded by the coding sequence ATGAGTGATAGACTAACCATTTTATCTGCACAGCTTAACGCAATCGTTGGCGATGTAGACGCGAATCTTGAGAAAGCGGTAGGGGCTCTCAAAGAAGCACACGCATGTGGTGCAGACCTTGTCGTGTTGCCCGAGCTTTTTTTATGTGGATATCCCCCTGAAGACCTTGTACTCAAACCGGCTCTATCTAAGGCTTGCCTGCGAGCGGCGCATGAACTTGCATCTCAAACAAGGCAAGATGGGCCCGGTATTGTTGTTGGAATGCCAGTATGGGAAGAAGGACAGGCTTTACCTTACAATTCGGTTGCTTTGATAGCTGATGGTGAAATCAAAGCGCTTCGTCATAAATATGAGCTTCCCAATTATGATGTGTTTGATGAAAAGCGTACTTTTCAGCAGGGCCCTAAGCCTTTGCCGGTTGGGTTTCGTGGTTTCACATTAGGTCTTCCCATCTGTGAAGATATTTGGCTTGAAGCCGTTCCGGATGCATTGAAGGAAAAAGGCGCTGAAATACTACTTAGTCCCAATGGATCACCTTGGCGTCGCAATGTGAGAGATGCGCGCTTAAAAGCGTTTTCGCAATGGGCAGATCTCCGGCTTCCATTGGTTTATGTTAATCAGGTCGGTGGACAGGACGAATTGGCATTTGATGGAGAGTCTTTTGCAATAGATTCTCGTGGACGCATTGTGCAGCAATTACCCGACTTTGAAGAAGCTTACAGTGTATCTGTATGGGAACGCACGCCTATGGGCTTGATGTGTGTTGAAGGTAAAAAAGATGAGTTAAGTAGTGACCTAGAAGAGACCTATCTGGCAACGATGATGGGGCTTGGTGATTATGTTCGAAAAACAGGATTTCCCGGTGTATTGATCGGGCTCTCAGGTGGAATTGATAGTGCAATGGTAGCAGCGATTGCTGTTGATGCACTTGGACCTGAGAATGTCTGGTGTGTGATGATGCCATCACGATATACGTCTCGCGAAAGTCTGTTAGACGCCCAGCAATGTGCTGAAGCGCTTGGGGTTAAATACGACAATATTCAGATTTCATCCGCAGTGAATGCTTATGATGAAATGTTGTCTGAAGCCTTTACTGGAACAACACCTGATACGACCGAAGAAAATATTCAATCTCGTGTTCGTGGCGTGACGCTGATGGCTTTGTCAAACAAGTTTGGTCACATGGTAACGACGACAGGTAATAAGTCTGAGATGGCTGTTGGGTATGCCACGCTGTATGGTGATATGTGTGGTGGATATAATCCACTAAAAGATATCTACAAAACAGAAGTGTTTGAATTGGCGCGTTGGAGGAATGCTAACGTTCCAAAGAATGCGCATGGCCCTTATGGCATTGTTATTCCTGAAAATATTATTTCCAAACCACCATCTGCAGAATTGCGTGAAGACCAAAAGGACGAAGATTCTCTGCCGCCTTATCACATATTAGATGACATTCTTTATGGTTTGATTGAGCGAGAAGAAAGTATCGAAGAAATTGTTTCGCGTGGGCATTTTGAGGATGTCGTCAGGCGAATAGATAGTCTTGTTCGAATTAATGAATATAAACGCCGGCAAGCGCCTCCCGGCGTAAAAATAGGCGATAAGAATTTTGGCAGAGGGCGTCGATATCCATTGGTGAATAGATATCGCGATGTCTAA